The Montipora foliosa isolate CH-2021 chromosome 6, ASM3666993v2, whole genome shotgun sequence genome includes the window GAATGGTTTGTGTTCGCTGACCAGTTAACAGAGCTAGTAACATAACAACTTTAAATGTAAGTTTCTTAACTGAAATGTCCTCAAGAGGAGGGTAGGAACGAAGATGAGTTAATACTTGACTGACATCCCAGATGGTTTCATAACGTGGTAATGAGGGCTTCTGTTCAAAAACACCCTTTAGAAATCGCTTTACTAATGGGTGTGTACCAAAGGTAGCAGAGTCACTAATGACAAGTATTGTTGAAATAGCTGATCTTGCTGTATTAACTCCACTATAGCCAACACCTGACTTGACTAGGTCTGCAAGAAAGTTCATTGCTTGAGCTACAGTAGCTGAAACTGGACTGATTCTTTTTGAGCTGCAGTAATTTCCCCACTTCGAAAGATACGTTCGGTACTGCTTTTTTGTCCCGTTTCTCCAGGCACACAGGATGATATCTGAAGCTGCTTAAGCTTGTGAAAGGCCGCTTGCATGCAACTGTTCCCGGATAAGTGGCAGATGAGAAGGTCCAGTTTCTTGTGCAATGGATGTACTTTCTCTGGGTGGCTGGGTAACAAAAGTAGTCTGGCATTGTGCTGCAGAAGGACTGGGCAGCTTATCAGCATTCTCATAGCCATTGAGTACCACATCTGAGTTGGCCATCTGGGGATCACCACTATCCCCGTGGCTTTGTCCTGTTCcagtttttgaagaaccttTGGAATCACACTGAAGGGGGGAAAATAACAACCATTTAGTTCATTCCACTGAGCTGAAAAAGCATCTACTAAGTATGCTCCAGGGTCAGGTCGGAAGGAAATATATCTTGGGAATTGTTTATTGAGTCTCGACGCAAACATGTCAACATCTGGGCGAGCTTGCAGCTTATCAAGGGCTTTATTTAAGAGAGTGGGGTTCAGCATCCACTCAGTATTGGTGTTTATTTCCCTTGACTGTCTATCAGCCGTTACATTACTTTTTCCTGGTATGTGTTCTGCAGATATCCAGATGTTTCTAGCCATGCACCAGCACCACATATCTAAAGCCACTTTGTTGCATTGTACAGAGTGATTAGTGCCCATGTTATTTATCGCTGCCACTGCTGTTGTATTATCAATTTTCAGTCTGACATGTTTATTATTTAGTTTTGTCACAAAAGCTTGGAGTGAAAAGAAGGCAGCCATTAATTCTAGGTAGTTGATATGCTCTTCAGCTTCTTGGGGTGTCCAGTGGCCCCCACAAGTCAGATCTTTGAAAACACCTCCCCATCCAATTTTTGATGCATCAGTGCTAATTGTTAGTGATGGAGGGTCATGATTTATAACGTTGAATgagttttcaatattttcgaTCCACCATTG containing:
- the LOC138008957 gene encoding uncharacterized protein; this encodes MDTLGSVIRLIRPNCFMATIDLKDAYYSVPVSEKHQKYLKFHWKGNFYKFTCFPNGLCFCPRKFTKLIKPVHSCLRLQGHLLAAYTDDNYIQGDTYTECLTTVLETLKLFVDLGFCPHPEKSCLIPSQEVNFLGVMLNSITMTVRLTMAKKQKIKNACTALQERSKYIIREVASVIGLLVSSFPAVMYGPLYYRKLEQEKSHAIKDSNGNYEAFMSLSTDAKTELQWWIENIENSFNVINHDPPSLTISTDASKIGWGGVFKDLTCGGHWTPQEAEEHINYLELMAAFFSLQAFVTKLNNKHVRLKIDNTTAVAAINNMGTNHSVQCNKVALDMWCWCMARNIWISAEHIPGKSNVTADRQSREINTNTEWMLNPTLLNKALDKLQARPDVDMFASRLNKQFPRYISFRPDPGAYLVDAFSAQWNELNGCYFPPFSVIPKVLQKLEQDKATGIVVIPRWPTQMWYSMAMRMLISCPVLLQHNARLLLLPSHPEKVHPLHKKLDLLICHLSGNSCMQAAFHKLKQLQISSCVPGETGQKSSTERIFRSGEITAAQKESVQFQLL